A single Vulpes lagopus strain Blue_001 chromosome 3, ASM1834538v1, whole genome shotgun sequence DNA region contains:
- the GSTM3 gene encoding glutathione S-transferase Mu 3, which produces MSLSKSNMVLGYWDIRGLAHAIRMLLEFTDTCYEERRYTCGEAPDYDKSQWLDVKFKLDLDFPNLPYLMDGKNKITQSNAILRYIARKHNMCGETEEERIRVDIMENQIMDFRIQLVQLCYSPDLEKLKPRYLEQLPGQLKQFSLFLGKFSWFAGEKLTFVDFLTYDVLDQNRMFEPKCLDEFPNLKAFMCRFEALEKIANYMQSDRFLKMPINNKMALWGNKRIC; this is translated from the exons ATGTCTTTGTCGAAGTCGAACATGGTTCTGGGGTACTGGGATATTCGCGGG CTGGCGCACGCCATCCGCATGCTCCTGGAGTTCACGGATACCTGCTATGAGGAGAGACGGTACACGTGCGGGGAAG CTCCGGACTATGATAAAAGCCAATGGCTGGATGTGAAATTCAAGCTCGACCTGGACTTTCCTAAC CTGCCCTACCTCATGGATGGTAAGAACAAGATAACCCAGAGTAATGCTATCCTGCGCTACATCGCTCGCAAGCACAATATGT GTGGTgagactgaagaagaaagaattcgAGTGGACATCATGGAGAACCAAATAATGGATTTCCGCATACAGCTGGTACAACTGTGCTACAGTCCTGACCTT gAAAAACTGAAGCCCCGGTACTTGGAACAGCTACCTGGACAACTGAAACAGTTCTCCTTGTTCCTGGGGAAATTCTCCTGGTTTGCAGGAGAAAag CTCACCTTTGTGGATTTCCTCACTTATGATGTCTTGGATCAGAACCGTATGTTTGAGCCCAAGTGCCTGGATGAATTTCCAAATCTGAAGGCTTTCATGTGCCGTTTTGAG GCTTTGGAGAAGATAGCTAACTACATGCAATCTGACCGCTTCCTGAAGATGCCCATCAACAACAAGATGGCCCTGTGGGGCAACAAGAGAATATGCTGA